The genomic interval AgaaatgaaaatatatatttattaggTTCTCAGCCTTCATATAAAATATAACTGGACATCGAGGCTATTTCAGAAATACAAAGAAAAGTTATTGTCTTCAGATTCTGTTCCATGTTACTTAAATGAATGGAAAAATATTTAACATAAAAATTATTTACAAGGTTCCCCCTCTTATTCATCATAgtttaaaaggcaaaactgaccctagatcagctctccaactaagtgtgaatacagtagtcctgtgtctcagttggtagagcatggtgctgaccctagatcagctcTCCAACTAAGTGTGAATACAGTAGTCCTGTGTGTTGGTAGAGCCTTGTGTATGGGTTCAATTCCCAATGGGGCCACCGGCATGAAAGATGTATCCACAAAGTGTTTCTAAATGGCATATCATGATATATTATTATAACACTTAGTTGGACTATAGAGGTCCAGATATGCAGGGTTTCTGTCAAACTTGTGTTCAGGTCTGCTTGATTCTGGTGTTCAGGtcttctgggtttgttgtgttcaggtcttctggGTTTATTGTGTTCAGGTCctcttggttctgggtttgttgtgttcaggtcttctgggtttgttgtgttcaggtcttctggGTTCtaggtttgttgtgttcaggtcttctggGTTTGTTGACTCTACTATAGATCTCAGAGGAGTCCTCAGCTGCTTGTGCTGCCGTGGGTctgaagagagaaacagaaattAAACAGAATCTGCGTCCCAAAAACCCTTCTTATACtctttatagtgcattactttgacCAAGGCCTATatggctctggtaaaaagtagtgcactaaatagggaatagggttccatttggaacacagaacAGTTCCTCAAAACCACCTCTCTCTCATTATATTGTTGGGTTTGTAAGGAAATGACATCACTAGTGGCCACTAGTGGTCAACTCTTTCGCTTATTAATGACGTCATGGTCTTCTCGTCCAATAAGCAGCAGCATATGAATGAGCTGTCATCAAGAATAAAGCTTGTTTACAACCAAATCTAAACACATATGGAACTGGGATGTTATAGGAGGGTCAGATTTTCTTTGGGGGAATTGACTCGTTTTTGAGAAACTATCCCCAAGCATCTAttcacttcctcatcctcgttGTTCAGTAAgtggctccaaaaacacccaaaacAACCCTTTAGAAACTAAAAAGCTCTAAGTAGtctatagtgatgcaggtctttacaTGTTGTACACATGAAGTTGTGTCATTCAGAACTTAATCCACAACGTTATGTTCCATGTTGTTGAGACTTGAACGATGCTTCTCGTCCGTTCTAGCAGCATGATACACTGAGAATGGAACAGTTGGACGGGGAAACAGCACGAGTCACACAATGGAATATAACGTTGTTGATACAGTTTGGAATGACACTTTAATGTGTACAACTGttacatctaaagacctgcatcactatactgagagctttcTGTTTCTAAAAgacgtatttgggtgtttttggagcattTGTTCATGTTTTTCAGAGCCTCTACTGCACaatgaggatgaggaagtgaatcGCTGGTTGGGGTAAGTTTCTTTAAAACAAGTGAAGTCACAATAAAAGGTGTCTGGACCTTTCTATAACATGGCATTTACATACAAACTAGAAATTTGGTTGTAAAAATGAATACTTCTCCTTTAATGTGGTGTTTTCACAATGCTCTAGAATTGTCTCTGTTGTTGTAATGGCAGAATATGCTCACCGGTTGGAATTACTGGGGCAGTTGAATTTCACAACATCGTACTGAACATCCTCTTCCTGTTTCTGGGGTTTACACAGCTGGACGGTGGAGTACAGAGGCACTTCCTGTATTTTGGAGCGAGAGAAGTGGACGCTGGCATAGTGAACGTCATCCTGGTCGACGGTGGCTGCTGTCTGTGCTGCAGTAGAGGTCATGGCCATGCCTGAGATGTTGTCATACACTGGACTAGAGTCTctctgatggagagagaggacagacaacaTGAGGAGTAGAAATGTCCCACAAAGCAATACAAATAATATGATAATAACAGACTCACCTGTACATTCTCTGATGTGTCTCTTGTGTCAAAGGTGGATTTGGAGGCCTTCGTCCTGGTTTGCACATTAATGAATTAATGAATTTATTATTGAAAGAATAAATGAATAAATGAACAAAGTAAGTTAATAAAAAAGAGTTAGAGTGAAATAATCTTTAAAGAATCTCTCACCTGAACCACATgagtccagagagacagaggatgagaaccagaacAACCACTATGATTCCTACAGCTGAAGTCAGAATTGAGTTATGTTTCCCTGTAATAAAATATGGATGATATGAGTACTGGCATTTTATAAATGTAACATAAATGTAGTCTAGGACAATAGATCAGATAACAAATATTGTACTAATCTCAACGTATATATAATTATAACACAAAGTATGATAAGCCAAAGTATAATTATTAATATTAGTTTGAAACGTAGTTTTGTATTGAACTATATAAGATGAATCTTCACCTGGTAAAATAATCATCAGAGCTGTAGAGTTCCTAGATCCTCTTCCATTCCAGGCCTCACAGTGGTAATGTCCATTGTCCTTAGACTTGAACTTACTTATGTTGTAGATCTGTCCAAATCCATTTTGAAAAGTCTCATTTTGAAagtaccaggtgtatttgtccacaggtgggttggcatcactgctgcaggtcagagtcactgaactgccctccactatttcaccagagggactgactgacactgaggtgttcttTGGTTTATCTGATGTAAAATACCAAACATTTTATCAAAGTAATATTAACAattagtaaaaaatatatttttgttctaaAATTATTGATAAAGTAAGACATATCTCTTTTGCCTGAATACATGATACTTGCTGAGTAGAATACTgtactattgtactgtactcacacactgcaggagagtggagATCCTCATGTCCTTTTACAGCACAGTAGTAGCTGTCTACAGCATTAGGGAGGACTGAATAGAGGGACGTCTTCTCAGTTACAACCTGTCcattcttgtaccagatgtaggtggggttaccagtcagagtacaggtggtgctacaggtcagtgtcttctgtccctctgcagcaggagtcaccttcacctgcagACCTGAAACAATATGTATAAAACCACAAACACCTCTGTGTTAACAGGATGGTTAATTTATTTTCTCCTGTTATTCAATATGATATACAGTTGTATCATACTGTGTAGTAttacctgtgacagacagagttgTTCCTGGGAAACTATGATCCCATTCAAAATTGTGTATTTTAAAAGTGAAGCGATACTCAGCTGAGTCCTCCTCTCTCAgatctgtgattctcagggtgaAGGGACCTTTGTATGTTCCAGTGTACTCCACACGACCTGCATACCCTGGGTCTGTGGTTAGGTCTTCAGGGGTCGACTTATCACTTCTAAACCAGAATGTTGATGTGGTGGAATAATAACCAACATAAGTACAGGATAtgtccactgttgaccccttcaagaCACAGATTCTCCTCTTGGTGTAAGTCACTCTGTAGCATCTCTGACCATCGACACCTGAAACAcagtgacataacaagaggacAACTGGATTATATTCTCAGTTCTTTCTAGAAATGCTCAAAGTTctcaaatgacaaagtgaaaccaacacacagtataatgtattacattcacactcacacactgcaggagagtggagatcctcatggccgtttacagcacaggagtaactgTCTACAGCATTAGGGAGGACTGAATAGGTGGAAGTCTTCTCAGTTACTATCTGTCCATTCTTGTACCAGGTGTAGGTGGGGTTACCAGTCAGAGGACAGCTGGTGGTTCTACAGGTCAGTGTCTTCCTCTCTGACCGATTGATaggagtcaccttcacctgcagAGCTGTAGTAGATAAAAACATTAAAACCCTGAATCACCTGTTCTCTAGTTTAATCACATGATGCAAGACATTCTCAAACTCATTTCATTCTTAAATCTGTTTCATATATACAAATCCAATTTCTAGACCTAAATGGACAGTAGATATTAATTGAACAGACTAGCAGTATAAAGCATGTAACTgtacctgttacagacagagtgaCTCCAGGATCTCCATAATATCTCCCTCTGGTCTGATCTGTTGTAAATCTGAACTTGTACgtagctgagtctctctctctcaggtctgtaaTTCTCAGGGTACAGTCTTTCTTCTTATCCCCATGATACTCCAGACGACCTGTATACTCTGGGTCCTGGCCTATATCTTTAGGTTCTACACCAGTCTTCATTTTAGTGAACCAGAAGGTTGATGTGACGTTATGACCACTGGGATATGTGTAAGAGCAGGTCAGctccactgttgaccccttcaaggTACAGATACTCTGAGTGGTGTAAGTCACACTCCAGCCATTCTGGCCCAGTACCACTGAACAGTCACGGAACACAAGGATATTACATTAAGCCAATGCCAATTGGCTCACACTAACAGTAAAGGCTTTGTCTGTACTTTGTTGCCATAGTTGCTGAGTTTAGGGTGATTGGAAAACACATAAGCATCATTCAGTTAGGTAAGTGAGGTGTGAAAGATAACTACTGAAGTGAACTGGAGACGcctaacagaacacaacagaataaTAAAACACAAATGTAATTTTAATATTTTACAAATGTCTGTAGATTGACAAACATATAAGTTATGAATGAGACCATACCTGTTacagaccagagaaagaccaccaacacacttcctgctgttctcaaggccattgttgcatctcccaccctgcagtcttagaaacataaacaacaactcactctatagctggtgaataactccACCTGATACATTGAAGTAGAAACTGTAAATGGGGTACAGGGCCTCATTACTGAAAATGAACCAGGctcatattgtgttgtgttgtgttgtattgtgctaTATGGTTGTCTATgtgaatactgtctgtctgtaagtctACTGCACTATGTATGTAATGTGTGTGACGTGTTGCATGTCTGTCTACGTCTGTCTATTTAAGATGTTATGTTATAATGCAAAAATAATTTCCTAATATATATAATAGTCATCATcattataaacaacaacaacaacattcacTTATTGAACAGATGTGTAGAACTGTAAACACATATTTCTACATTGATTGTTCTGAAGCTGTTTTAttctcagaaccccaaatataggaGGATAAATGTTCAATCCTCTACGGTCCGTCAAGCTGTACAGCAGCCTAAAGACTGACCACCAGGTTCAATGATAACTCCTATCACCAAGCTTGTGAGGATAAACAGccagtgactctctctctcacacacacacacacacacacacacacacacacacacacacacacacacacacacacacacacacacacacacacacacacacacagtacagtgttACACTGAGCATGCATTCAAACATTTGTCTGCATGTCTATTTTACCCTGGTTAATCATTTCATCACTatgtagatcaacactcctacactgagacactttatgaatactggccctgatgtaacaaccaaaacacagctCAAAACATAACAAGAAGTAAAATGATACATTACCTTCAAGTATATCACTTATGACTAAAAACAAATAACCAGAAACTATATTTCAAGATATCAAGAATACTTACAGACTGAAGGGGAGAGGTCTTGTACAGTGAGTCAACTGACTGGTAGTGAGTGGGAACTGCTAGTAAGTGTCAGTTCTGTGGTTGATACATATTTAAAGTAGTCAGAATACAAGTAGCTGATGCAGAACTGTCCTTTCTTTCCTCTTTTAAGACATTAACATGCATGACGACcagaacagcatgtcagaaaagGGAGGTTACTGTATTAAAATGGTTCCTACATTTCTATAATGGACAAAATGTCCCCCATTTCCACTTTTATTTAAATACAGAACCATGTTAACAATATGTTGACTATTCTATATGGAATGTTTATAAAATCTTAGAATGTGTTGCCTTGTCCCtctgagttctacatggaacaggtCAAAGTTCCATTTACATTTGGTCAGTTCCATGATGTCATTCATTCTATTCTACAAACACATTCAATTTACATTCATCAGCTGCATCAAAGGCAATTGCAATTCAATTCAAAAACAGCTCATGCCGATGGAGAGGGAAGGAAATCAGAGGTGCATTTCTCTTCACTTTGTTTGACACTTCCCACACTAATTCTATACGTCCAGTGTTCTGTACGTCATACTGTATGTccagtgttctgtctgtgctgtgtgtcagAGGACTACAAAAGGGGTGACACCCCTATTCTATCCAAGCCCTTGTACTCTTTTAAAGTAGGTCCCTCCTTTCTCCTTCTGTCATATCCGAACGGTGCATAGTGGTCAGagtggtcagtggtcagtggtcagaGTGGTCAGGGTGGTCAGTGGTCAGGGTGATCAGGGTGGTCAGAGTGGTCAGAGTGGTCAGAGTGGTCAGGGTGGTCAGAGTGGTCAGGGTGGTCAGGGTGGTCAGAGTGGTCAGGGTGGTCAGAGTGGTCAGGGTGGTCAGGGTGGTCAGGGTGATCAGAGTGGTCAGGATGGTCAGGATGGTCAGGGTTGTCAGAGTGGTCGGGATGGTCAGAGTGGTCAGGATGGTCCCTGGTTTCCTGTATCTTCCCCTCTGGTCAGGTGTTtggttcgagagagagagagagaggggggaggagagcgaggggggggggtagagagagagagagagggggggttacagagagagagaaaagggggggttacagagagagagaaaagggggggttagagagagagagaaagaaaagggggaggttagagagtgagagataaacgggggggttagagagagagagaaaagggggggttagagagagggggttagggagacagggaaagagagagagagagggtctgctgGTGCTGCCTGTCTTTACTATACCACTGTGGTGGGGTCTGGTAGTGCAGCCTGTCTATACTATACCACTGTGGTGGGGTCTGGTAGTACAGCTTGTCTATACTATGTCCCCTGTGGTGTGGTCTGGTAGTACAGCCTGTCTATACTATGTCCCTGTGGTGGGGTCTGGTAGTACAGCCTGTCtatactataaccctgtggtGGGGTCTGGTAGTGCAGCCTGTCTATACTATCCCTCCTGTGGTGGGGTCTGGTACTACAGTCTTTGTATACTTTGCCCCCTGTGGTAGTAGAGCAGCCATGCCCAGATTCctacaggggagggagagagaggatttgTCAAACATGATGGAGAAGTCTTTGAGggggcaggccttccccgggaggaagagcagctccgtcttgttgAGGTTGAGGTTGTGGGCCAACATCAAAGCtaagatatctgccaggcacgcagcgATGTGAGTCGACACCTGGGTGTCAgatgggggaaggagaaaagtagttgatcTGTCATCTGCATAgtaatgataggagagaccatgtgaggatatgatggaGCAGAGTGActtgatgtacagtggggagaacaagtatttgatacactgccgattttgcaggttttcctacttacaaagcatgtagaggtctgtcatttttatcataggtacacttcaactgtgagagacggaatctaaaacaaaaatccagaaaatcacattgtatgatttttaaataattaatttgcattttattgcatgacataagtatttgatcacctaccaaccagtaagaattccggctctcacagacctgttagttttctttaagaagccctcctgttctccactcattacctgtattaactgcaactgtttgaactcgttacctgtataaaagacacctgtccacacgctcaatcaaacagattccaacctctccacaatggccaagaccagagagctggtccgtgaagcatggaggtggaaacatcattctttggggatgcttttctgcaaaggggacaggacgactgcaccgtattgaggggaggatggatggggccatgtatcgcgagatcttggccaacaacctccttccctcagtaagagcattgaagatgggtcgtggctgggtcttccagcatgacaacgacacgaaacacacagccatggcaactaaggagtggctccgtaagaagcatctcaaggtcctggagtggcctagccagtctccagacctgaacccaatagaaaatctttggagggagctgaaagtccgtattgcccagcgacagccccgaaacctgaaggatctggagaagatctgtagggaggagtgggccaaaatccctgctgcagtgtgtgcaaacctggtcaagaactacaggaaacgtatgatctctgtaattgcaaacaaaggtttctgtaccaaatattaagttctgcttttctggtaggtgatcaaatacttatgtcatgcaataaaatgcaaattaattaattaaaaatcatacaatgtgattttctggatttttgttttagattccttctctcacagttgaagtgtacctatgataaaaaattacagacctctacatgctttgtaagtaggaaaacctgcaaaattgtcagtgtatcaaatactgttctccccactgtatatagagaaaaggagaggaccTTAAAACGAGCCCTCGGGGACGTATGTCGTGAGAGTATGTAGTGTGGTGATGCGCAGGTTGACTAATTGTAGCTCCCTCCAGTAACCACGAGCACAGCCGTTCCTTGATTTTAACTGGCGGCTTTATTCTGTAGATTTAGTCAGAATTATCACCTTCCGTGAGAACTATAAAGTAAATGAAAATACAGTTAAGCACACTCTTACAACCTTATCTTACAAGTGACTTTTTAGCTTGGTATAACTCTGAAGTGCTTACATACATAAACAGTTTAGTCGGCGCTATAACAGTATCAGATTAAGCAcatgaataaaggaaaaataccTCATTGGCTGCTTATTACAGAAGGGAGGAAATCAAACTTCACACTTATTATTCCTGGCATGAATTCACGCTTCATCCTTAATTATTATAACGTTACCATCCTAACATACACGCTTCAACCTTTATGAACTACACCCGATGACATGAAAACTTAGCTAAGATTGCCTTCCCTCCAAAAGTGTGTTGCTACAATAAGGATCCCCCTTACAACAGTTATTAGCTACGTAGTTCCGCTTGTCTTATCATTTCCCCCGCACAGCGGACACGTAAACAATTCAATCACAAAacaacgacataacctgtaagtCTAACTGTCAGTTACACTCCCACCAATCACCGGTGATTTCTGTGAAAGGGGTCTGCAGGTTTCTTGATCGGCTTCCAGGAGGGTGACTGTCTTATGGATGGGCCTCTCCAGATAGGTGGGTTTGGTGATGCGTTGACCTCTCTCATCCAGGGTTGAGTCGCTGATCAGTAAC from Salvelinus alpinus chromosome 2, SLU_Salpinus.1, whole genome shotgun sequence carries:
- the LOC139541527 gene encoding B-cell receptor CD22-like, giving the protein MALRTAGSVLVVFLWSVTVVLGQNGWSVTYTTQSICTLKGSTVELTCSYTYPSGHNVTSTFWFTKMKTGVEPKDIGQDPEYTGRLEYHGDKKKDSLQVKVTPINRSERKTLTCRTTSCPLTGNPTYTWYKNGQIVTEKTSTYSVLPNAVDSYSCAVNGHEDLHSPAVCVDGQRCYRVTYTKRRICVLKGSTVDISCTYVGYYSTTSTFWFRSDKSTPEDLTTDPGYAGRVEYTGTYKGPFTLRITDLREEDSAEGVCGFIHIVSGLQVKVTPAAEGQKTLTCSTTCTLTGNPTYIWYKNGQVVTEKTSLYSVLPNAVDSYYCAVKGHEDLHSPAVYKPKNTSVSVSPSGEIVEGSSVTLTCSSDANPPVDKYTWYFQNETFQNGFGQIYNISKFKSKDNGHYHCEAWNGRGSRNSTALMIILPGKHNSILTSAVGIIVVVLVLILCLSGLMWFRTKASKSTFDTRDTSENVQRDSSPVYDNISGMAMTSTAAQTAATVDQDDVHYASVHFSRSKIQEVPLYSTVQLCKPQKQEEDVQYDVVKFNCPSNSNRPTAAQAAEDSSEIYSRVNKPRRPEHNKPRTQKT